One Echinicola strongylocentroti DNA window includes the following coding sequences:
- a CDS encoding lycopene cyclase domain-containing protein, with protein MERYLYLAINIATVLFPVLWSFERKVCYYKKWPFLFPSMAITAVVFLVWDHWFTDMSVWGFNDRYLSGIYLGNLPLEEYLFFITVPFSCIFIYEVLQYYLDDDTGVPYAKPITFLLMVFLFGLSAMNWQKWYTAVNFAFVAGLLAVHYIVFRSAILGRFYLFYLVHLIPFLVVNGALTGAFTPEPVVMYNNMENLSIRIFTIPIEDFVYSMGLMLMNVSLYQFFRQRKTISASVG; from the coding sequence ATGGAGCGCTATCTGTATTTGGCCATTAATATCGCCACTGTGCTGTTTCCGGTGCTTTGGTCTTTTGAGCGGAAGGTGTGTTATTATAAAAAATGGCCATTTTTATTCCCTTCAATGGCCATCACCGCTGTGGTGTTTTTAGTTTGGGATCACTGGTTTACGGATATGAGCGTCTGGGGCTTTAATGACCGCTACCTTTCAGGAATTTATTTGGGAAATTTGCCCTTGGAGGAATACCTGTTTTTTATCACCGTGCCTTTTTCCTGTATCTTCATTTATGAGGTACTCCAATATTACCTTGATGATGATACAGGGGTTCCTTATGCCAAGCCGATCACTTTTTTGCTGATGGTATTTTTATTTGGCTTGTCGGCCATGAATTGGCAAAAGTGGTACACAGCAGTCAATTTTGCCTTTGTGGCTGGTTTGTTGGCCGTACATTATATAGTGTTTCGGTCAGCTATCTTAGGTAGGTTTTACCTTTTTTATTTAGTACACCTGATCCCTTTTTTGGTGGTGAATGGTGCCTTGACAGGTGCATTTACCCCTGAACCTGTGGTGATGTATAATAATATGGAAAACTTGTCCATTCGCATTTTCACTATCCCGATCGAAGACTTTGTCTATTCGATGGGCCTCATGCTCATGAATGTATCGCTTTATCAATTTTTTCGTCAAAG
- a CDS encoding ZIP family metal transporter, whose protein sequence is MVIKILVLFLSALLSGLLAVVMPSWKEKNFKLILVFAGSYLFSITVLHILPELFANPDSAYYMGLYVLIGFLLQQVLEFLSSGIEHGHIHDQHHGKNTVWMVMIGLSLHALLEGTLLSQQPSLSGHHHGTETLLFGIIMHKAPAAFALVAVLSNSLKRSTVLFLLVIFALASPLGMLISSVAFSHQLLAAEVMDVLFGLVAGGFLHISTTIFFESSPHHKFHLTRLLVSLFAAFLAITSEYLI, encoded by the coding sequence ATGGTCATAAAAATCCTGGTACTTTTTTTATCAGCATTACTGTCAGGACTCTTGGCGGTGGTCATGCCCAGCTGGAAGGAAAAAAACTTTAAGCTGATCTTGGTCTTTGCCGGTTCTTACCTTTTCTCGATTACTGTCTTGCACATACTGCCAGAGTTATTTGCTAACCCTGACTCGGCGTATTATATGGGACTTTACGTTTTGATTGGCTTTTTGCTCCAGCAAGTATTGGAGTTTTTGTCATCTGGAATTGAGCACGGTCACATTCATGACCAGCATCATGGCAAAAATACCGTTTGGATGGTGATGATAGGGCTGTCTTTGCATGCTTTGCTAGAAGGTACACTGCTGAGCCAACAGCCCTCTCTTAGCGGCCATCATCATGGCACGGAGACCTTGCTTTTTGGGATTATCATGCACAAGGCTCCTGCTGCTTTTGCCTTGGTGGCAGTACTCTCCAATAGTTTGAAGCGAAGCACGGTGCTGTTTTTACTGGTTATTTTCGCTTTGGCATCTCCGCTGGGTATGCTCATCTCCAGCGTAGCCTTTTCGCACCAGTTGCTAGCGGCGGAAGTGATGGATGTGCTTTTTGGCTTGGTCGCTGGTGGCTTTTTGCATATTTCTACCACCATTTTCTTTGAAAGCAGCCCTCATCACAAGTTTCACCTTACCAGGTTGCTGGTCAGCCTGTTTGCGGCTTTTCTTGCCATCACCTCCGAATACCTGATTTGA
- a CDS encoding phytoene/squalene synthase family protein, which translates to MDALKLYHQTTKECSKLITQRYSTSFSLGIRTMDAALHQPIYGIYGFVRFADEIVDTFHHQDKKYLLDKFRKDTYEAMDLQFSLNPVLHAFQMVVHEYDITLDLIDAFLDSMAMDLDVSTYSDAKYKEYIYGSAEVVGLMCLKVFCNGDKRAYEKLKAPACKLGSAFQKVNFLRDIKSDYEERGRVYFPGVDYLTFDQRTKMAIEQDIQQDFDEAYKGIKQLPSGAKLGVKIAYLYYLNLFGKIKRLSPSTITAKRVRIPNIKKLSLLMGMYFGNKLGFE; encoded by the coding sequence ATGGATGCACTTAAATTATATCATCAAACCACGAAGGAATGCAGTAAGCTGATTACCCAGCGCTATAGTACTTCTTTTAGTTTGGGTATTCGAACCATGGATGCAGCCCTGCATCAACCCATTTATGGTATTTATGGTTTTGTGCGCTTTGCTGATGAGATCGTGGATACCTTTCATCATCAGGATAAAAAATACCTACTTGATAAGTTCAGGAAGGATACCTACGAGGCCATGGATCTCCAGTTTTCACTGAATCCCGTTTTGCATGCATTCCAAATGGTGGTTCATGAATATGACATCACCTTGGACCTGATCGATGCGTTTTTGGACAGCATGGCAATGGACTTGGATGTTAGTACTTACAGTGATGCCAAGTACAAGGAATACATCTATGGATCTGCCGAAGTGGTCGGTCTGATGTGTCTAAAGGTATTTTGTAATGGAGACAAGAGGGCCTACGAAAAGCTGAAAGCACCTGCATGTAAATTGGGATCGGCATTCCAAAAAGTAAACTTCCTCCGGGATATTAAAAGCGACTATGAAGAAAGGGGCCGGGTATATTTTCCCGGGGTAGATTATCTTACCTTTGATCAACGGACCAAAATGGCCATTGAACAAGATATCCAGCAGGACTTTGATGAAGCATACAAAGGGATTAAACAATTGCCATCTGGCGCCAAGCTAGGAGTAAAAATTGCTTATTTGTATTACCTGAACCTCTTTGGCAAGATAAAACGGCTCAGCCCGTCCACCATCACGGCCAAAAGGGTGAGGATACCGAACATTAAAAAACTGTCACTGCTCATGGGAATGTACTTCGGCAATAAACTGGGGTTTGAATAA
- a CDS encoding Rossmann-like and DUF2520 domain-containing protein produces MGKYKIAVIGTGNVAWHLAPALENAGHTVTEIYSRDFHRAEKIVNQLYTAEVKTDLDFSESQARVYIIAVADAAISQIADAIILPENSILVHTSGSMPLDVLNYSSASYTGIFYPLQSFSKSRQIEMDEVPFLLESDDQATLLCLKKLAKSLSPNCYVVKSKDRKALHIAAVFASNFTNHMIRIAEEVMRRQGLDFDMLQPLIIEQISKTLEIGAKAAQTGPAVRGDLNVLDMHHQFLNYNDQIAEIYKIISQDIIDAN; encoded by the coding sequence ATGGGAAAATACAAAATAGCAGTGATTGGTACCGGCAATGTCGCTTGGCATTTGGCGCCAGCGCTGGAAAATGCAGGTCATACCGTCACGGAGATTTATAGTAGGGACTTTCATAGAGCCGAAAAAATTGTCAATCAGCTTTATACTGCCGAAGTCAAAACGGACCTTGATTTTTCTGAAAGCCAAGCAAGGGTCTATATCATAGCCGTTGCCGATGCGGCCATCAGCCAGATTGCCGATGCCATTATTTTGCCGGAAAACAGCATCCTTGTGCACACCTCTGGCAGCATGCCCTTGGATGTGCTAAATTACAGTTCGGCCAGCTATACAGGGATATTTTATCCTTTGCAGAGTTTTAGCAAGTCTCGGCAGATAGAAATGGACGAAGTGCCCTTTCTATTGGAGTCAGACGATCAGGCCACACTTCTATGCCTCAAAAAACTCGCCAAGAGCCTCTCCCCCAATTGTTATGTGGTGAAGTCCAAGGATCGGAAGGCCCTGCATATAGCAGCGGTGTTTGCAAGTAATTTTACCAATCACATGATCAGAATAGCGGAAGAAGTGATGCGAAGACAGGGATTGGACTTTGATATGTTGCAGCCGCTTATTATAGAACAAATCAGTAAAACCCTGGAAATAGGTGCCAAAGCCGCCCAAACGGGCCCCGCAGTTCGAGGGGACCTGAATGTGTTGGACATGCATCACCAGTTCCTGAACTATAATGATCAAATAGCAGAGATTTATAAGATCATCTCACAGGACATTATTGACGCCAATTGA
- a CDS encoding RNA polymerase sigma factor, with amino-acid sequence MTNVEFSYSLNEHSKSLRPFAMRLTKDMDDANDLVQETMLKAYTNRDKFSDGTNLRAWLYTIMKNTFFTRYQRMLRRGTFVDTTDNLHYINSGDFSIENKAHSKFALDDIYKCIGALNSAYKVPFMMYFKGFKYQEIADELNLPIGTVKNRIHLARKTLKGDLKVYKTN; translated from the coding sequence ATGACTAATGTAGAATTCAGCTATTCGCTAAACGAGCATTCCAAGTCCTTGAGACCCTTTGCTATGCGACTGACCAAAGACATGGATGATGCCAATGATTTGGTTCAGGAGACGATGCTAAAGGCATATACGAACCGGGATAAGTTTTCGGATGGGACCAACCTGCGTGCTTGGCTATATACGATCATGAAAAACACCTTTTTTACCAGGTATCAACGGATGTTGAGGCGGGGAACCTTTGTGGACACCACAGACAATCTTCACTATATCAATTCGGGAGATTTTTCCATTGAAAACAAGGCGCATAGCAAATTTGCCCTTGATGATATTTATAAATGTATAGGAGCGCTTAACTCAGCTTATAAGGTACCGTTCATGATGTATTTTAAAGGCTTTAAGTACCAAGAAATAGCCGATGAACTGAATTTGCCCATTGGTACGGTCAAAAACAGGATCCACCTAGCGAGGAAAACGTTAAAGGGCGATTTAAAAGTTTATAAGACCAATTAA
- the queG gene encoding tRNA epoxyqueuosine(34) reductase QueG has protein sequence MMQEDNNAATIKQLAQELGFEFCGIAEAGFLEEEAPRLEAWLNRNYHGEMAYMANHFDKRLDPTKLVDGAKTVVSLVYNYYPEKKLPEGDKELKIAKYAYGKDYHFVIKDKLKSFLNRLKEEIGDVGGRAFVDSAPVMERQWAQKSGLGWQGKNSLLLNRKMGSFFFLAELIIDLKATPDNPVTKDYCGSCTRCIDACPTDAIVQPGVVDGSRCISYFTIELKEELPTSMKGKFENWMFGCDICQDVCPWNRFSQPHQEPEFLPHPELEEMTRRDWEEITQETFSKVFQKSAVKRTKLKGLQRNIRFLNDDNT, from the coding sequence ATGATGCAGGAGGACAACAACGCAGCAACGATCAAGCAACTTGCCCAGGAGTTGGGGTTTGAATTTTGCGGCATTGCGGAAGCAGGGTTCTTGGAAGAGGAAGCCCCAAGACTGGAGGCTTGGCTCAACCGAAACTATCATGGTGAGATGGCTTACATGGCCAACCACTTTGACAAAAGGCTCGATCCTACCAAGCTCGTCGATGGAGCCAAAACCGTGGTGAGCTTGGTGTATAATTATTACCCTGAAAAAAAGCTCCCTGAGGGAGATAAAGAGCTCAAAATTGCCAAATATGCCTACGGCAAGGATTACCATTTTGTGATCAAAGACAAGCTTAAGTCCTTTTTGAACCGTCTAAAAGAAGAAATTGGCGATGTGGGAGGAAGGGCTTTTGTAGATTCTGCGCCAGTGATGGAACGACAATGGGCCCAAAAATCCGGCCTGGGATGGCAAGGAAAAAACAGCCTCCTGCTCAATCGCAAAATGGGCAGTTTTTTCTTTTTGGCAGAGCTCATCATTGACCTCAAAGCCACTCCCGACAACCCGGTGACCAAGGATTATTGCGGTAGCTGTACCCGCTGCATAGATGCATGTCCTACGGACGCCATCGTCCAGCCAGGGGTGGTAGATGGAAGCCGATGTATTTCCTATTTCACCATTGAGCTAAAGGAGGAGTTGCCCACTTCGATGAAAGGCAAATTTGAAAACTGGATGTTTGGTTGCGATATCTGTCAGGATGTCTGCCCGTGGAACCGCTTTTCGCAGCCTCACCAAGAACCAGAATTCCTGCCCCATCCGGAGCTTGAAGAAATGACCCGGCGGGACTGGGAGGAGATCACCCAAGAAACTTTCAGTAAGGTATTCCAAAAATCAGCGGTCAAAAGAACCAAGCTAAAAGGCCTCCAACGAAACATCCGCTTTCTTAATGATGACAACACATAA
- a CDS encoding phytoene desaturase family protein, with product MERKEVIVIGAGFAGIAAATTLAHQGFHVTVLEKNDSAGGRARKFTAEGFTFDMGPSWYWMPDIFENYFAKFGKQPSDYYDLVRLDPSYKVIFGPEEELLMPADPSALRALFESLEPGAGARLDQFLQQAARKYQVGIQDWVYKPCQSIWEFVQPGVFSDLIKLDLFQSMKKHVRSFFSNEKLIRIMEFPVLFLGQTAEKIPALYSMMNYADLVLGTWYPMGGMHEIIKAMVSLAEEQGVQFKFNAAVSHINTDNGKATGVTLQDGRTISADVVVAGADYHHVETMLLPHGSRNYSSDYWEKRTLAPSTLIFYLGVEGKVNGLSHHNLFFDEPLAPHAKAIYDQPDWPEKPLFYVCCPSKTDSSVAPEGKENLFILIPLAPGLEDTNKRREAYFDLVMDRLEKYTGQDIRGKVCYRRSYAHQDFIKDYNAFKGNAYGLANTLGQTAMLKPRLRNKKLSNLFYTGQLTVPGPGVPPSLISGQVVAGEVTKEYLSTSLQH from the coding sequence ATGGAAAGAAAAGAGGTCATTGTTATAGGGGCTGGATTTGCAGGGATTGCGGCTGCCACTACCCTTGCACATCAAGGTTTTCATGTTACTGTTTTGGAAAAAAACGACAGTGCAGGTGGTAGGGCAAGGAAATTTACAGCTGAAGGCTTCACCTTTGATATGGGGCCAAGTTGGTATTGGATGCCTGATATTTTCGAAAACTATTTTGCCAAGTTTGGTAAGCAACCTAGTGACTATTATGACTTGGTTCGGTTGGATCCTTCCTATAAAGTCATCTTTGGGCCAGAAGAAGAACTATTGATGCCAGCCGATCCGTCGGCGCTTCGGGCACTTTTTGAATCACTCGAACCTGGTGCAGGAGCCCGACTGGATCAGTTTTTACAACAGGCGGCCCGAAAATATCAAGTAGGTATCCAAGATTGGGTATATAAGCCGTGTCAGTCTATTTGGGAATTTGTCCAACCTGGTGTCTTTAGTGACCTCATCAAATTGGACTTGTTTCAATCCATGAAAAAGCATGTACGCAGTTTTTTCAGCAATGAAAAATTGATTCGAATCATGGAGTTTCCGGTGTTATTTCTAGGGCAGACTGCCGAGAAAATCCCGGCGCTGTACAGTATGATGAATTATGCCGACCTGGTGCTCGGGACTTGGTACCCCATGGGCGGCATGCATGAGATCATTAAGGCTATGGTAAGTCTTGCCGAAGAGCAAGGCGTACAGTTTAAGTTCAATGCAGCGGTATCCCATATCAATACAGATAATGGAAAAGCAACTGGAGTAACATTACAGGATGGGCGTACAATCTCTGCCGACGTGGTGGTGGCAGGAGCAGATTATCATCATGTGGAGACCATGCTTTTGCCTCATGGATCCCGCAATTACTCTTCTGATTATTGGGAAAAACGGACATTGGCGCCATCCACTCTCATCTTTTACCTTGGGGTAGAAGGTAAAGTAAATGGCCTAAGCCATCATAATTTGTTCTTTGATGAGCCATTGGCTCCTCATGCCAAGGCCATTTATGATCAGCCTGACTGGCCTGAAAAACCCCTGTTTTATGTATGCTGTCCTTCCAAAACTGATTCCTCGGTAGCGCCAGAGGGCAAAGAAAATTTATTTATCCTAATCCCATTGGCTCCAGGCTTAGAGGATACGAACAAAAGACGCGAGGCATATTTTGACCTGGTCATGGATCGTTTGGAGAAATATACAGGTCAAGATATCCGTGGCAAGGTATGCTATCGGCGCTCGTATGCCCATCAGGACTTTATTAAAGATTACAATGCCTTCAAGGGAAATGCTTATGGTTTGGCCAATACATTGGGGCAAACCGCCATGCTCAAGCCTAGATTACGCAATAAGAAGCTGAGCAACCTTTTTTATACGGGACAACTGACAGTGCCGGGGCCTGGTGTACCACCATCCCTGATTTCTGGGCAGGTAGTGGCCGGAGAAGTAACCAAGGAGTACCTATCTACATCACTTCAACACTGA
- the ruvB gene encoding Holliday junction branch migration DNA helicase RuvB: protein MREDYLNGDDEHMNQTDKDFEKALRPLSFDDFTGQQKILDNVQVFVKAAKKRGEPLDHVLLHGPPGLGKTTLSHIIANELESSLKITSGPVLDKPSDLAGLLTNLEEGDVLFIDEIHRLNAVVEEYLYSAMEDFRIDIMLDSGPNARSVQITLNPFTLIGATTRSGLLTSPLRARFGINARLEYYDAKLLTTIVTRSANILKTPIDEIAAFEIARRSRGTPRIANTLLRRTRDFADIKGDGTITLEIAKIALDALDVDENGLDEMDNRILTTIIEKFKGGPVGISTIATACSEEGETIEEVYEPFLIQEGYLKRTSRGRIATELAYKHLNIRPHFGGQSGQLFEG from the coding sequence ATGAGAGAAGATTATCTAAATGGCGATGATGAGCACATGAACCAGACGGACAAGGACTTTGAAAAAGCCTTACGCCCGCTGAGCTTTGATGACTTTACAGGCCAACAAAAAATACTGGACAATGTCCAGGTCTTTGTAAAGGCAGCCAAAAAAAGAGGCGAACCTTTGGATCATGTACTTTTACATGGCCCTCCTGGTCTGGGCAAAACCACCCTAAGCCATATTATTGCCAACGAACTCGAATCAAGTTTGAAGATCACCTCAGGACCGGTCTTGGACAAGCCGTCTGATCTTGCAGGCCTCCTGACCAACCTCGAAGAGGGAGATGTGCTTTTTATAGATGAGATCCACCGCCTCAATGCGGTAGTAGAGGAGTACCTTTATTCTGCCATGGAGGATTTCAGAATTGATATCATGCTGGACTCTGGCCCCAATGCACGGTCTGTTCAGATCACCCTGAACCCCTTTACCCTCATCGGTGCCACTACCAGGTCAGGCCTGCTCACTTCTCCGCTCCGTGCCCGATTCGGCATCAATGCTCGATTGGAGTATTACGATGCCAAACTTCTGACTACCATAGTCACACGGTCAGCTAACATCCTCAAGACGCCTATAGATGAAATAGCGGCATTTGAGATAGCCCGAAGGAGCCGTGGCACACCGAGGATCGCCAATACCCTACTGAGGAGGACCCGGGATTTTGCCGATATCAAGGGTGATGGTACCATCACCTTGGAGATCGCAAAAATAGCTTTGGATGCCTTGGACGTGGATGAAAACGGTCTTGATGAAATGGACAATCGGATTCTTACCACTATCATCGAAAAGTTTAAGGGGGGACCAGTGGGTATCTCCACTATTGCCACCGCCTGTAGTGAAGAAGGAGAGACCATTGAAGAGGTCTACGAGCCGTTTTTGATTCAGGAAGGTTATTTAAAAAGGACCTCCAGAGGACGAATCGCCACGGAACTGGCCTATAAACACCTGAATATCCGACCTCATTTTGGTGGCCAAAGTGGCCAACTTTTTGAAGGTTAA
- a CDS encoding FAD:protein FMN transferase, whose translation MHKNARKNIIYSIILLLVVFLVYLYRQNQQAPPPPEPEKDGKTTITGKTMGTSYRIVYMDELSRDFKPSVDSLLEVFNASLSTYIPSSELSRFNQGDTLAFESVYLPTILKTSYDVYKRTDGAFDPTVGPLVNAWGFGPDGAQLKDSVDVFQLLRFVGFEKINFDTEKVWKTQPEVYLDFSAIAKGYGVDVVAGYLEDQGIEDMLVEIGGELVARGTNENGELWKVGVNQPSEDVSSRDIFSIIGLDNKGMATSGNYRNFYYKDSVRYSHTINPKTGNPVNHTLLSATVLAEDCMTADAIATAMMVMGTEKAIDLQDSQDNIDAFLIYSDSLGVHTFVSDKLKPYVSYIKGEKE comes from the coding sequence ATGCACAAAAACGCCAGAAAAAACATCATCTACTCCATCATTCTGCTATTGGTGGTGTTCTTAGTTTATCTCTACAGACAAAACCAACAAGCGCCACCGCCACCTGAGCCAGAAAAAGACGGAAAGACCACCATCACCGGCAAAACCATGGGCACTAGCTATAGAATTGTGTACATGGATGAGCTCAGCAGGGACTTTAAACCTTCTGTCGATTCACTGCTGGAAGTGTTTAATGCGTCATTGTCCACCTACATCCCCAGTTCCGAGCTGAGCAGGTTTAACCAAGGAGATACCTTGGCGTTTGAGTCGGTTTATCTTCCCACCATCCTGAAGACGAGTTATGACGTATATAAACGGACAGATGGAGCATTTGATCCTACTGTAGGACCCTTGGTCAATGCGTGGGGCTTTGGCCCTGATGGTGCACAGCTTAAGGACAGTGTAGATGTGTTTCAACTTTTGAGATTTGTAGGTTTTGAGAAAATCAATTTTGACACCGAAAAAGTGTGGAAAACCCAGCCGGAAGTATACTTGGACTTCAGTGCTATCGCCAAAGGGTATGGTGTGGATGTAGTGGCCGGCTACTTGGAAGACCAAGGTATTGAGGATATGTTAGTGGAAATCGGCGGTGAATTGGTGGCCCGTGGCACCAATGAAAATGGAGAATTGTGGAAGGTGGGAGTGAATCAGCCAAGTGAGGACGTAAGTTCAAGGGATATTTTCAGCATTATAGGGCTTGATAACAAGGGGATGGCTACCTCTGGTAATTACCGCAATTTTTACTACAAGGACAGCGTAAGGTATTCACACACCATTAACCCCAAAACCGGTAACCCTGTCAATCATACCTTGCTCAGTGCTACTGTGCTGGCGGAGGACTGCATGACGGCAGATGCTATTGCTACAGCGATGATGGTAATGGGCACTGAAAAAGCCATCGATCTTCAGGATTCACAGGACAATATTGATGCCTTCCTGATTTATAGTGATAGCTTGGGGGTGCATACATTCGTGAGTGATAAACTGAAACCGTATGTTTCTTATATAAAAGGCGAAAAAGAATAA